CAACCTTATCCTTGTTAGTGATAgttgtcaaagaaccaactcaataaAATGCTTACGCTGATGTTGCTGATgtttgaggccccaagatatattatatactctaatacaccccctcacacgagacccctttggactagaagtgtggatgcagcacaagccctcctcatacctagcactgaatattccactttaaataaggggtggttgagatttgaaccagtgacctcttatcacgctggtttctaataccatgtcaaagcAAAAGTTTAAGGCTATGATTGAGGCCAagaataagaaataatatatgATTGTGTAAAAATTGTTTATGTCATAGTTGATAATCTTCTTATGCATAACTTGTTTCTTCAAAATTGATTTTCAGGATCCGGGAAAAAATGGAGTTCTAGCAGTTCAAACAATACGGAACAACCTAATGGCCGCAACACTTTTGGCTACGATAGCTATAACATTGAGTTCCCTTATCAGTGCTGTCGTAAGCGATTCAAGTTCCGATATATACACAATTCACACCACCAAATATTTATCAGTTCTAATATGCTTCCTTTTAGCATTCTTCTGCAATATGCAGAGTATCAGATACTATGCCCATGTTAGTTTCTTACTTAATTTACCATCAAACGAAGGCGAGGATAGAGCAGAGTTCGTCGAATATGTGATGCAACAGTTGAACCGAGGTGGCTTGTTCTGGTCTTTGGGATTGAGAGCCTTTTACTTCTCTTTCCCTCTTTTACTTTGGATTTTTGGTGCTATTGCAATGTTGGCTTGTAGCTTTGTGATGGTGGTTTTGCTTTATTTCTTGGATACTGCTAGTTCTTCCCCAAGGTGTTTTCATAGTTACAAACTGAACAAGAATAATCATAATCCTGATATTGAAGTAACAGGTGACTCGGTGTAAGTAATATAACTCATGCTACTTTCATTGTGAATTTTTACCTTATCTTGATGATTGATATGAGTGAcatgtgttagagtatataacatattatggggcgtcaaccattagcttaagcttttggttgagttggttcattGACATGCTATCAGAAGTCAGCGTGACAAAGGTCATGGGTTTgaatttgaatctcaaccacctctTATTTAATATGGAATACTCAGCGTCAGGTATGAGGAGAgcttgtgttgcatccacacttctaccccaaagggctctcgtttgagggggcatgttagagtatataacatatatcgATGcatcaaccatcagtttaaacttttggttgagttagttccttgaCAACATagaaagtttaagctgatggttgtaGTCTCatggtatattatatatactctatcacaCATCCTTAGAAGAGAGTCAATTAGGCGAGAATTGTGGGTTCTGCATATGCCCTCCTCATATCTGGCgctaaatattctatttttttatgtcatgttggcttctgatattatttgaaataacTAATGCTACCAAAAGTTCAAACTGATGTGTATAGACGTACAATATGTTGTACTCTGGATGTTTAATTAACTATGCAAGATGATCTTGCAAAAAATGTAGCAAACTCA
This Amaranthus tricolor cultivar Red isolate AtriRed21 chromosome 13, ASM2621246v1, whole genome shotgun sequence DNA region includes the following protein-coding sequences:
- the LOC130798337 gene encoding uncharacterized protein LOC130798337 codes for the protein MKLKKMEEAEYLDYVLVPTGLVVLGLYHLWLFYTIIRHPTTTVVGVNSLSRQQWVLHMMADPGKNGVLAVQTIRNNLMAATLLATIAITLSSLISAVVSDSSSDIYTIHTTKYLSVLICFLLAFFCNMQSIRYYAHVSFLLNLPSNEGEDRAEFVEYVMQQLNRGGLFWSLGLRAFYFSFPLLLWIFGAIAMLACSFVMVVLLYFLDTASSSPRCFHSYKLNKNNHNPDIEVTGDSVQTVWSEEPNVHKPLLLNSTSR